A stretch of the Xiphophorus couchianus chromosome 15, X_couchianus-1.0, whole genome shotgun sequence genome encodes the following:
- the uts1 gene encoding urotensin 1 gives MKPVPLLLLLSSVLLWSHPRPAAGRPRSLPGWLDGTSRLQTQQVDDVLLRAATEGAASGLVGDHLLRLLQRRDPDRLHLLLPEVDGEEEEEEEEALRTAAQLLKRSEEPPLSIDLTFHLLRNMIQMAKMESQREQAQLNRKVLDEVGK, from the coding sequence ATGAAGCCGGTccccctcctgctgctcctctcctCGGTCCTCCTCTGGTCACACCCCCGCCCCGCCGCCGGCAGACCGCGCTCTCTCCCCGGCTGGCTGGATGGCACCAGCCGCCTCCAGACACAGCAGGTGGACGATGTTCTTCTCAGGGCGGCCACGGAAGGCGCCGCCTCTGGTCTGGTGGGCGACCACCTGCTGCGGCTGCTCCAGCGGAGGGACCCGGACCGCCTCCACCTGCTGCTGCCGGAAGTTGACggcgaggaggaagaggaggaggaagaggcgcTGAGGACCGCGGCGCAGCTGCTGAAGCGCAGCGAGGAGCCGCCGCTGTCCATCGACCTGACCTTCCACCTGCTGAGGAATATGATCCAGATGGCCAAGATGGAGAGCCAGCGGGAGCAGGCTCAGCTCAACCGCAAGGTGCTCGACGAGGTGGGAAAGTGA